From the Xylella fastidiosa genome, the window ACGCATCCCCAGCCAGAACGCACGTCCAACCAGCAATGTATACAACGCGATCACACTGCATACCCCGACGAAACCCAGCTCTTCTGCAATCACCGAAAAAATGAAATCAGTATGCGACTCAGGCAAATAATTGAGCTTCTGCACAGAGGCACCCAGCCCCACGCCGAACCACTCACCACGACCCACCGCCATCAACGCATTAGACAACTGATAACCGGAACCACGTTGATCAGCCCACGGATCCATGAATGACGTCATACGACGCATCCGGTATGGCTCAAACACCACGAGTGCGATGAGCGCCACCAGCGCCGCAAGAATCGGCATCGACATCTTTGGCAGATTCACCCCACCCAATACCAACATCCCTGCGGTAATGCCTAACAATAACGTTGAAGAACCAAAATCAGGCTGCATCAACAACAAACCAATCAGCAGAGCAACCACACTCAACGGCTTCAGCATCGCCGGCCAAGTCGCATTGACATCGTCACGGAAGCGCACCAGATAACTGGACAACCAAACAACATACAACACCTTCACCGCCTCAACCGTCTGGAACTTAGACACACCCAAATTAATCCAGCGCTTGGCACCATTAACACTGCTACCCAATCCCGGCACAAATACCAATAACAGCAACACAAAGCAGATCAAAAGAAGCACACGGTTGTACTGTTCCACCTTCTTAAGCTCAGTACGCATCACCAAAAAAGCTAAACAAACACCGATACTCAAAGACACCAAGTGCCGAATCAGATAATAAAACGGACTATCCGTCAGCTCGATCGAACTGGAAGCCACCATCACCACACCGAGCGAAGCCAAAGCCACGGCAGCACCCAAAAGCCACGGATCGTAAGAACCTCTCATTACCTCGAATCGCGCTGTCTGTGGCATAAAAACGTTCATCAGCGCACCTTCAACGTCGCAAGACCAACCAACACCAACACCACCGAGATAATCCAGAAACGCACAATCACGCGCGGCTCCGGCCACCCCTTCAACTCAAAATGATGGTGAATCGGCGCCATACGAAACACCCGCTTGCCGGTCAACTTGAAACTGGTGACCTGAATAATGACCGACAACGTCTCAATGACAAACACACCACCCATCACCACTAATACCAACTCCTGACGCACAATTACCGCAATCGTGCCAAGTACCGCACCCAATGCCAGAGCACCGATATCCCCCATGAACACCATCGCCGGATACGCGTTAAACCACAAAAAACCAAGACCCGCTCCAGCAATAGCCGCACAGATAATGATTAAATCGCCAGCACCGGGAATCGTGGGAATCTTCAGATAACTGGAAAACAAGGTATTCCCCGAAGCGTAAGCAAATACCCCTAATGCACACGCCACCAACACCGTTGGCATAATCGCCAACCCATCTAAACCATCCGTCAAATTAACCGCGTTGGAAAAACCAACAATCCAAAAATAAGTGATCGCCACAAAACTAATGCTGGTCAACGGCAATGCGATCGACTTGAACATAGGGATATAGAAAGTGACTGCCGCCGGCACATCAGCAGTAAAGTAAAGAAACAAGCCAGCAGCTAAACCAAAGATCGACTGCAACAAATACTTCCAACGCGATTTCAGACCATTCGGATCACGCCTCGCAAGCTTGATCCAATCGTCGTACCAACCAATCGCCCCAAAAGCCAACATAACCACCAAAACCAACCACACATAGCGATTACGCAAATCCCCCCATAACAACACCGACAACGTCACTGTCATCAAAATCAGCGAACCGCCCATCGTCGGCGTGCCAGCTTTAGAAAAATGCATCTTCGGGCCATCCTGACGGATCGGCTGCCCCCCCTTAAACTGGGACAACTTCTGGATCAATACCGGCCCGATCCACAGCGACAAAAACAATGCAGTCAATGCCGCCAAAATGCTGCGGAACGTCAGGTAATTGAACAACCCAAACAAACTTTCAAATTGCTGCAACCAACGGGCAAACTCAAACAACATGCGCTACGCCCTCCGCACTCGACAACAGAGCGCCCACAATTTTGTCCATCGCACTACCCCGCGACCCCTTCACAAGCACCCGCGGCGGCACCCCACCTGGTACATGCATCAAGTCATCCCACAACACCGCAGCCAACGCATCATGATCGGCAAACACATGTCCACCCTCACCAAACTCCCGCGCTGCAACTGCACTCAACTCACCCAGTGCATATAAACGGGCTACTTTGGCTTGACGTGCACGACGTCCAGCAGCGGCATGCAGCGCCACCCCCTCCAAACCAAGCTCGAGCATATCGCCAAGCACCAACCATCCTGGGCCGGAAGCAGCCGTCAACGTATCGATTGCCACATCCAGCGACCCAGGATTGGCGTTGTAACTATCATCAATCAATACCGCACCACCGGGTAAAGCATGCGCAACTTGGCGACCGGCCACCGACCGAGCCAAACCAAGACCAGCCGCAATCTGCGACAAAGGAATACCAGCAACCAACGCCATTGCTGCCGCTGCCAGCGCATTACACACATTGTGACGCCCAGACAGCGCCAAGCACACCGGCACCTCCCCCTGTGGCGTCACAAGTACAAAACGCACACTGTCCTCACTGAATTGCAGGCTATACGCAGTAACGTCAGCAGTTGCCTGCAAACCGAACCGCAACACAGCACAACCAGCCGGAACACACTGCTGCTCAAACCACAAAGCAAACGCATCATCCATATTGATCACAGCAGTACCACCAGGCCGCAACGCGGCATAGATCTCACCTTTGGTACGCGCCACACCAAGCAAGCTCCCCATGCGCTCCAAGTGCGCCGGTGCGATGTTATTAACCAACGCCACATCCGGCGTAACGATGTCAGTCAAATAACCGATGTCGCCCAACTTGCCCGCACCCATCTCATACACCGCAAAATCGGCATTATCGGGCGCGGCAATCACTGCCAACGGCAGGCCAATCTCATTGTTGCAGTTACCAGAACTCGCATAGACCACCGTACTACTCTGTGCCGCAGCATGCTCCAAAATGGATACAAGCATTGCCTTAACACTGGTTTTTCCATTGGACCCAGTCAATGCCAACACAAAAGATGTCCGGTCACGCTGCAAGGCTGAAGCAATCGCCGCAAGCGCGCGCTCAGTATCGGCCACAACGACCTGAGGAACATCCAACTCTGGCAAGACGTGATCAACCAATACCCCCGCCGCACCACGTGCCACCGCTTCGGCGCAGAATAGATGCGCATCGAAACGCTGGCCTCGCAACGCCACATACAACACGCCAACATCCAGCGCACGGGTGTCATGACCAATTGCACACACCCTGACATCCTCACCGTGCAGATAACCACCGGTCCAGTACGCAATTAACGAAAGTGGCATAGATCTCATCGGACAGTCTCCTGGGCCGACATTGCTGCCAGCACACGCATAGCAACCTCAGTGTCATCGAACGGATGACGCACCCCAGCAACCTCCTGATATCGCTCGTGACCTTTGCCAGCAATCAACACAACATCCCCTGCACTGGCTATACCAATGGCTGCCGCAATCGCAGCAGAACGGTCACGCTGCACTTTTACGAGGTTGGGACGCACAAAACCGGCCAGAATGTCAGCAACAATGCCATCACCATCCTCACCACGCGGATTATCATCGGTCACCAACACAACATCGGCGTTACTCTCGGCAATAACAGCCATCTGTGAACGTTTACCCCTATCGCGCTCACCGCCACAGCCAAACACACAAATCAAACGACCGCATACGTGGCTACTCAAACTGGACAACACCTGCCCCAGCGCATCAGGGGTATGCGCGTAATCAACCACCACCACAGGCTGCCCATCCTGACCACCCAAACGATTCATCCGGCCATGAATCGGCCGCAACGTCGACAGCACCGCAGCAATCTCAGACAGCGCGTAATCCAGCGCATAAAGAACACCTGCTACCGTAAGCAAATTATCAACGTTGAAACGTCCCATCAGAGGTGAACGCACCGGCGCACGATCCGCACCGATGACAAGATCAAACCCGATACCCTGAAGATTCAGACTCAGATGCTGCGCCATCACATCTGCATCCGTGTGACCACACACGCTGACTCCAACCCGCCGCACCCCATTGGCCAAACCATGTAACAGACGCAAACCGAAAAGATCATCCACATTGATCACCGCCGCCTGCACATCCTGATGCGCGAACAAGCGAGCCTTAGCCTCACCGTAGTGCTCCATGTCACCGTGATAATCAAGATGATCGCGCGTCAGATTGGTGAACACCGCAACGTCATAATGCACGCCATCCACGCGTCCCTGGTCAAGAGCGTGGGAACTGACTTCCATCGCCACCGCCTGCGCACCATCATCACGCAGTTGTCCCAGACACTGATGCAATTGCAATACCAGCGGCGTCGTGAAACCCGTCGGTACCAGCTGATCGTACAAACCCACACCGAGCGTTCCACAGGTCGCACTGCGCACACCCAGACGATGCCAAGCCTGGGCCAACAACTGCACAGTGGACGTCTTACCATTGGTGCCAGTGACCCCCACCATGGTCATCGCCTGCGACGGATGGCCATGGAAACGATCCGCCATCGCACCCAAACGCGCACGTAAACCATGCACTGCAATCGCACCATCCGGCACTGACACCCCCTGCGGTGCGGGCGGCTCAAACAAAATTGCAACAGCACCTCTGGCACACGCATCCTCAATAAAACACAACCCGTGAACGCCGAACCCTGCAACCGCGACAAACGCATCACCCGGCTGCACCTCACGGCTATCCATCACCAAACCAGAGATCACGACATCACGCGCTTGCGGAATATCGGGCAATAGCTGCGCCAATGGCATAGAACGCCTCATTGGCGATCTCTCTGAATCGCAGACGGCGATGGTGTCACCGTCGTAGGAATACCAGCGGCGACCTCATCGGCAGCATCGGGTACTAATGCCGGATCGGGATCGACCTGCCGCGGTGGCGTCCGCCCAGTTTTTCCTGCAGCCTGCGCAGCCAACCATGATTGAATGTCGTCAGGAGGCACATCCATCAACCGTAGCGCCCCCTCCATCACCCGATGGAACACGGGTGCAGATACCAAGCCACCGTAATACGCCTTACCCTGCGGATCGTTGATCACAATGACCGTGGCGAAACGCGGGCGCGTGGCAGGTACCAAACCAGCAAACAGCGCATTGTAATGACCGGATTCGTAGCCATTAGCGCCCGTTTTGCGCGCCGTGCCCGTCTTTCCAGCAACATGGTAGCCAAGGATCGCCGCGGCCTTAGCCCCTCCACGTGTGACCACCGTTTCCATCATCCCAATCACTTGCTGTGCAACCTTGGCATCAACGACTTGACGTGCCTCGGCATGATGGCCTTTCACAAACGTCGGCGGGACTAGCTTGCCGCCATTGCCCAACGTCGCGTACGCCTGCGCAATTTGCAACGGCGTCACAGACAGACCGTAACCGTAAGACATAGTGGTCTTGGAAGTACCGCTCCAACGTGCCGGTAAAGGCAACACACCG encodes:
- a CDS encoding UDP-N-acetylmuramoyl-tripeptide--D-alanyl-D-alanine ligase translates to MRSMPLSLIAYWTGGYLHGEDVRVCAIGHDTRALDVGVLYVALRGQRFDAHLFCAEAVARGAAGVLVDHVLPELDVPQVVVADTERALAAIASALQRDRTSFVLALTGSNGKTSVKAMLVSILEHAAAQSSTVVYASSGNCNNEIGLPLAVIAAPDNADFAVYEMGAGKLGDIGYLTDIVTPDVALVNNIAPAHLERMGSLLGVARTKGEIYAALRPGGTAVINMDDAFALWFEQQCVPAGCAVLRFGLQATADVTAYSLQFSEDSVRFVLVTPQGEVPVCLALSGRHNVCNALAAAAMALVAGIPLSQIAAGLGLARSVAGRQVAHALPGGAVLIDDSYNANPGSLDVAIDTLTAASGPGWLVLGDMLELGLEGVALHAAAGRRARQAKVARLYALGELSAVAAREFGEGGHVFADHDALAAVLWDDLMHVPGGVPPRVLVKGSRGSAMDKIVGALLSSAEGVAHVV
- the ftsW gene encoding putative lipid II flippase FtsW, with the translated sequence MNVFMPQTARFEVMRGSYDPWLLGAAVALASLGVVMVASSSIELTDSPFYYLIRHLVSLSIGVCLAFLVMRTELKKVEQYNRVLLLICFVLLLLVFVPGLGSSVNGAKRWINLGVSKFQTVEAVKVLYVVWLSSYLVRFRDDVNATWPAMLKPLSVVALLIGLLLMQPDFGSSTLLLGITAGMLVLGGVNLPKMSMPILAALVALIALVVFEPYRMRRMTSFMDPWADQRGSGYQLSNALMAVGRGEWFGVGLGASVQKLNYLPESHTDFIFSVIAEELGFVGVCSVIALYTLLVGRAFWLGMRCVEMRRHFSGYVALGIALWISLQSFVSIAVNLGMLPTKGLTLPLVSSGGSSVLMTCVAVGLLLRVSYEADRADRLRKKLMSGADDMLLHEVVGAPLAASQQVGGSQMRSRVASVFGKVL
- the mraY gene encoding phospho-N-acetylmuramoyl-pentapeptide-transferase gives rise to the protein MLFEFARWLQQFESLFGLFNYLTFRSILAALTALFLSLWIGPVLIQKLSQFKGGQPIRQDGPKMHFSKAGTPTMGGSLILMTVTLSVLLWGDLRNRYVWLVLVVMLAFGAIGWYDDWIKLARRDPNGLKSRWKYLLQSIFGLAAGLFLYFTADVPAAVTFYIPMFKSIALPLTSISFVAITYFWIVGFSNAVNLTDGLDGLAIMPTVLVACALGVFAYASGNTLFSSYLKIPTIPGAGDLIIICAAIAGAGLGFLWFNAYPAMVFMGDIGALALGAVLGTIAVIVRQELVLVVMGGVFVIETLSVIIQVTSFKLTGKRVFRMAPIHHHFELKGWPEPRVIVRFWIISVVLVLVGLATLKVR
- a CDS encoding UDP-N-acetylmuramoyl-L-alanyl-D-glutamate--2,6-diaminopimelate ligase, producing MRRSMPLAQLLPDIPQARDVVISGLVMDSREVQPGDAFVAVAGFGVHGLCFIEDACARGAVAILFEPPAPQGVSVPDGAIAVHGLRARLGAMADRFHGHPSQAMTMVGVTGTNGKTSTVQLLAQAWHRLGVRSATCGTLGVGLYDQLVPTGFTTPLVLQLHQCLGQLRDDGAQAVAMEVSSHALDQGRVDGVHYDVAVFTNLTRDHLDYHGDMEHYGEAKARLFAHQDVQAAVINVDDLFGLRLLHGLANGVRRVGVSVCGHTDADVMAQHLSLNLQGIGFDLVIGADRAPVRSPLMGRFNVDNLLTVAGVLYALDYALSEIAAVLSTLRPIHGRMNRLGGQDGQPVVVVDYAHTPDALGQVLSSLSSHVCGRLICVFGCGGERDRGKRSQMAVIAESNADVVLVTDDNPRGEDGDGIVADILAGFVRPNLVKVQRDRSAAIAAAIGIASAGDVVLIAGKGHERYQEVAGVRHPFDDTEVAMRVLAAMSAQETVR